The genome window ACAGCTGACAAAAACGGTATGTGTGCCCCATGCagcctccccagccccagcaggcaGCCCTCATGGGTGGGCTGGGGTGGGACATGGGGTCTGGGCCCTTCCATCTTTCTGCTGCCAGCGTGCTCTGTTTATAGACTGGTTTGGAAGTTGGGTGCAGGCTGCAGAACCTCCCTGGTGCTCTGTGtttcctccttgctgctgcctgtgtcAGGTGCAGAAGGGGGCTGAGACCAGCTTCATGCAGGCCATGGGAGATGGGAAGGGTTTGTGCCTCTATAGCCCTGTGGAGCCCATGTGGCATATATGCCCTCTGGGGCCACTACCAGTCCTGCAAGTGTGGCCTGTCCCCACAGCTGTGCACCATCATGGGATCAGTGGAGCCCTGCCACAAGTGTTGTCTCTCCCATGTTCAGCTGTCAGGTTGGTGGGGTggattgttttccttcctgcctttttcATCTGACTGACTGCTCCATTGCAGGAAAGACAGCACTGTTGCATGCCCTGGCCAGCAGTGATGGTGTCCAGATCCACAACACCGAGAGCATCCGTCTCTTGCTGGAGGGAGGTGAGAGCAGCCTTTTCCCCTCTCCACCCACAACCTCTCCAGGGCTAGTTCTGGCTGATTCTTTGTCCTTTATGTTCCTGCTTGAACAAGAGCTAAGCCCAGCAGTGCCAGAGTTAGTGCTGTCCTTGCCTCATGGTCTGCAGCACCAGTTATATTCTGTGTTCCTTCCTCCAGGCGCGGATGTCAGGGCCACCACCAAAGACGGTGACACTGTCTTCACCTACGTTATCTACCTGCTGGGAGAGATGGTGTGCAGCAGCAGCGAGGAGGCACAGGTGATCAGCCGCTTCTGCTTCCGTgtcacacagctgctgctggcccaCGGTGCCAACCCCAGTGAGTGCCCACCCCCAGAGTCCCTCACCCACCTCTGCTTCAAAAGCTTCAAGAGCCACTTCCCACTGCTGCGCTTCTTGCTGGAGTCGGGTGCTGCCTACAACTGCTCCCTCCATGGGCCCTCATGCTGGTCCGGCTTCCACATCATCTTCGAGTGCCTCTGCTCGCATCTCAGCGCCTCTGAAGATGACAGCTTCTTTACAGACCTCATCCAGAAGGGCCAGACTCTGCTGGAGCTCATGATGGCCAGTTCACAAGCCATCCAGCTGCCCAGCAACTTTGAGGTCAACACCAGCACCTGTAGGTACCATGGGGAGAAGATCCGGACTCTCTTCTGCTCTCTGAAGCAGCTGGAGCGCTCCCCGCAGGCACTGAAACATCTCTGCAGGGTGTTCATCCGGCAGCGCCTTAAACCGTGGCCAGTAGATGTTAAAATCAAGGCTCTACCTCTTCCAGACAGGCTGAAGTGGTACCTCCTCATTGACCACACTGCTGCCGGGCAGGAGGACCTCTGAGCCTGACTTGCACCTCTCTGTGTGCCACCAAATCCCTGCCCTGGGACAgttttctctgcagcaggaggtgtTGCTGTCCATGTTCCGGGCATAATGCCACATGCACGTCTGTGGAGGCCCTGTTGCTCTGGAGCATGTCATGGGGAGGTGGGCAGAGCTCTGTGGCTCCCTGGGCATTGGGGAGCTGGACCCTGGGGCAGGGAGCTggtttgtgtgggttttaaAGGAAGGGCTGGTGGGGAGGAGCAGTGGGGTGGCTGGGGCAGTGTGGCTGGGCAGAGACAGCCTGGCCCCCGgccttccagccctgccaggtcTGGGGTGGGTGAGACAGAGATgctttggggtgctgggggaagAGGTGCTCCTGGTCTCCCTCTGGTCATGGTGGTGGGAGCAGTCATGGTGCAGGCAAGTTTGGCATCTTGGTGTGGCTCCACACCCTCTTGAGTTTCTGCACCTCATCCTCCCAGCACAGAGGACCAAGGGCATCTTGGAGGTGCTGGGCTCCAAAACACACAAACTGGatgtttctctgctttgtgGTGTGTCCCCTTGTGCAAGGATGAGGAATGGGTGGCTGATTGCTGAGTGCCTTGGCCTCTCTCCCTGATCCTCAGCTCTTTCCCTCACTGACTGCTCCCAGGACCTTGGTTTCCAGTGCCTCCTTCCTAGGAACAAGAACTTGCAGCAGGACTCGGGGTCTTCTtgccaagctgctgctgaagcctgCACACTCTGGAGACCCCATGTCCCAGCCTTGCCACATTTGTCTGCCTTCCCCTTCCAAGCATCAGCTTCCTTGTGCCATGCCAAAGACTGGTTATGGAGCTGAGCCCCCCTGTTTGTTGATTTGGTTTTTGTCATGGAGGACAGATGAGATGCAGAAGGGGatgaaaagagggaaaaccCTATCCTGAGCAGGTTCAGTTTGTAACAGGTGGATCTGGGATCCACCAGCAGTttggctgtggcagggctgtCTCCTCCCATTGCTCTCCtgtgttttcccttctcccaccccGTGGAACTGGAGCTCTGCATCTTGATGAATtgatgtttaaagaaaataataatgtcaTCAAGTACTCCCCTGGTGTCTGGAATGGGAAATGAGCAATTAAGTGAAGCCTTCTGTAATAGCAACAAGGGGGTTGTTTCTCCTATGGGAGATGGGGTGGAAGAGGGGGATTGTGTGTGATGGACAGGTTGCAGCTGGGACCTCTGCTGGGATCACCCTCTTGTGCCAGTGTTGGCTGAGGTGTGCTGGGTTTGGTGGGCACAAGCTGATGGCCAGACTTGGGGAAATGATGGCCAAGGAGGAGATGGGTGACACTGGGAGGTGTTgggggagcagctccagtgtcgCAGTGTTGGGGCTGGAAGTGCTGGGCATCACTGAGCCGCCGCAGCACAGAACAGAGTCCCTGTTCATGCCTGGAGCACACCAGTGctctcccagggctgcagctgggttACCCATTACTGGAGGACAATGGGAGGAGCCAGGATTCCCTCCACCTCCCGAGTTGGGGAAACCCTGAAGGAGAGGCCCTGGCCAAGCCCCAGAACCTGGTGTTGCCTCCCCAGCCCACTGCAGGGCAATGGCAGAGATTCCTCCCACTTGCCATTCCCAGCTTGTTGCTGTCAGTATCAGCAAGTTCAACAGCAGCAAACGGCCAAACACCCAGGCAAGGAACAGAGCCCAGAATGTCACAGGGTActctgtgctcctgctcagCAGGAGTCCTGTGCAGCTGCGGTGTCAGCAATGTGCTGGTGCCCAGGAGCACACCTCTTGGCAGGGGATACCCTCttgctccagagcccctgaaGGTGGCATCAAGCCACGGAGCTGTCTCCCACCAAGCCCACGTGCAGGAGTGCAACAGCAGGGAAGTGTATTTGGCAAACACCTcttcacaaacagcagcaacGTGGAAGACAAAGCCCCATCCTCACCACCAGCCCCAGAGAGAGGGAGTCACGGCACCCTCGCAGCCATTCGCCGCCCTGCGGTGAAGGCACAGTCCTCACCCCTCCTGGCCCCGGCAGGAACCGCACTGTGCTGGCCCATGCTCCGAGCTGGCCCTGGAGAgacctcctcctgctgccctcatcTCATGGCGAAGGTGTAGACGTGGTAGATCTCATCCGGGAAGTTCTCCTGGCGCTCCTCAGCCAGGAGGTGCAGCCCAGCTCGGCGGATGATCTTCCTGACCACATCCAGGTCCCGGCAGACGCTGCTGTCCACATCGTCCATGATGACTCCCTCCTGAGCCATGTTGTCCTTGATGACCACGATGCCGTTGGGACGCAGGCCGGCACGGCACCGCTTCAGGAAGTCAGAGAGGTGGTTGTCAGTGAGATGGCCTGGAGGGGCAGAGTAGTGGTTAGAGGGCACAGCGTGATGGGCAGGAGAAGGGAGGTTGTGGTTGGGATCCCTCCTTATCCAAGCAGCAAAATACGGAAGCCATCTGCAAGTGAAAGCTTTAGCTTGGGAGTGCCCAACTTTTGTCCCACTATCCAGCTCCATCCAACCCATACCTCTGCCCTCTGAGGGCTTGGAGGAAAAGACCCCTCAATATAGTGCCCTTGGAGTGCTCCTCCACAGGGTAAGGATGGAAGGGCAGGTCCCCAACCCAGCCTCCCCTACTTGTGATGCTCATCCTTCCTGCAGACCTTGAGCTGCTCTCCTCAGTGCATGGGGCACCCCGGGGGAAGCTGAAGAGGGGACAAGTTGTGAGGAGACCCTCACCAATGACCCACTGGATCCAGATGACATCGTAGGTGTTCGGCTCGGGGCTGAAGTCCTGGAGGCCGCAGCAGAAGTAGTTGCGCACCCGCCTGCCCTCCTCTCCCAGGTAGCTCTTGGCCTTGGTGAGGAAGTCCTCTGTCACATCCACCATGTCCACTGTCTTGAAGAGGGGCAGCAGCAACCGCTTGGTGATCCGGCCGATCCCTGCCCCGCAGTCCAGAGCACGCGTTGTCCCCGTCCGGTTGGGGCCATCCTGGAACAACCACCACGAGGGGCTGAATCCCACCACAAGGTACACACAGATACATGGGGCAACCATAAGGGATGGGGCTTAGGGGATAGGGACCCATTGCAAGCAAAGCTCCCCCAGCACACATGTAATGGAGGATCCCATGGAGCAATTGGGTGGGAGAGCCAAGCTCTGTGCTGGGAGAAGGATGGGGCATTGGGAACATGATGGTGCCACCTACCCGCAAAAACCGCTGCAGGAACTTCCTGGAGCTGTTGATGTCGATGCTGGAGATGTGGCCATAGCCCCCCAGCATGCCATCCACTGTGGCGGGCACGGCCTTCCAGTACTTCTTGGCCTTGGAGTAGAACTCCAGCTCATTCTCCACCACCTCACTCGTCATGGTGGCTGAGGGGCACGTGCCCACGTGGGACTCACTGCTCCTCCAAGACAGGGGAGAAACCACCAGTCAGGCCC of Melopsittacus undulatus isolate bMelUnd1 chromosome 11, bMelUnd1.mat.Z, whole genome shotgun sequence contains these proteins:
- the ASB6 gene encoding ankyrin repeat and SOCS box protein 6, producing MPFLHGFRRIIFEYQPLVDELLGLLVIQDAERQSALESPACLGSDRSQLSAVRQVLERETHSPFYQEGVSYALLKVTELGLVPAAEILLEFGADLSFEDPVTYYTSLHIAVLRNQPDMVELLVHHGADINRRDRIHESSPLDLASEEPERLPCLQRLLQLGADVNTADKNGKTALLHALASSDGVQIHNTESIRLLLEGGADVRATTKDGDTVFTYVIYLLGEMVCSSSEEAQVISRFCFRVTQLLLAHGANPSECPPPESLTHLCFKSFKSHFPLLRFLLESGAAYNCSLHGPSCWSGFHIIFECLCSHLSASEDDSFFTDLIQKGQTLLELMMASSQAIQLPSNFEVNTSTCRYHGEKIRTLFCSLKQLERSPQALKHLCRVFIRQRLKPWPVDVKIKALPLPDRLKWYLLIDHTAAGQEDL
- the NTMT1 gene encoding N-terminal Xaa-Pro-Lys N-methyltransferase 1, translating into MTSEVVENELEFYSKAKKYWKAVPATVDGMLGGYGHISSIDINSSRKFLQRFLRDGPNRTGTTRALDCGAGIGRITKRLLLPLFKTVDMVDVTEDFLTKAKSYLGEEGRRVRNYFCCGLQDFSPEPNTYDVIWIQWVIGHLTDNHLSDFLKRCRAGLRPNGIVVIKDNMAQEGVIMDDVDSSVCRDLDVVRKIIRRAGLHLLAEERQENFPDEIYHVYTFAMR